A single genomic interval of Staphylococcus hyicus harbors:
- the hslO gene encoding Hsp33 family molecular chaperone HslO, with protein sequence MTQDYIVKALAFNGEIRAYSSRTTDTIQEAQTRHYTWPTASAALGRTMTATLMMGAMLKGDQKLTVTVDGDGPIGKIIADADAKGHVRGYVAQPQTHFALNEAGKLDVRRAVGTSGAINVVKDVGMRDYYTGSSPIVSGELGDDFTYYFANSEQTPSSVGVGVLVNPDNSIKAAGGFIIQVMPGAKNETIDKLEAAIATMTPVSKLIDEGLTPEEMLIHIFGKGNVEFLETIPAQFECQCGHDKFLNAMRGLGEAEIENMIKVDHGAEAECHFCRSKYQYTEAELQGVLNELKQQH encoded by the coding sequence ATGACTCAAGACTATATCGTTAAGGCGCTTGCCTTTAATGGTGAAATACGTGCATATAGTTCTAGAACAACCGATACCATACAGGAAGCACAAACGCGTCATTACACATGGCCAACAGCATCTGCAGCGTTAGGTCGTACGATGACTGCAACATTAATGATGGGCGCTATGTTAAAAGGTGATCAAAAATTAACAGTGACCGTCGATGGTGACGGGCCTATTGGAAAAATCATTGCGGATGCCGATGCAAAAGGTCACGTACGTGGGTATGTCGCGCAACCACAAACGCACTTTGCATTAAATGAAGCGGGTAAATTAGATGTGCGTCGTGCAGTAGGGACATCAGGCGCAATTAATGTAGTGAAAGATGTTGGCATGAGAGATTACTATACGGGTAGTAGTCCGATTGTATCTGGAGAACTTGGTGACGATTTTACGTATTATTTTGCGAATAGTGAGCAAACACCTTCATCTGTAGGTGTGGGCGTTTTGGTAAATCCTGACAACTCAATCAAAGCTGCGGGTGGCTTTATTATTCAAGTTATGCCGGGGGCTAAAAACGAAACGATCGATAAATTGGAAGCTGCGATTGCGACAATGACCCCTGTGTCAAAATTAATTGATGAAGGCTTAACGCCAGAAGAAATGTTGATTCACATCTTTGGTAAAGGTAATGTAGAATTTTTAGAAACCATTCCGGCCCAATTTGAGTGTCAATGTGGTCACGATAAATTCTTGAATGCAATGCGTGGTTTAGGAGAAGCTGAAATCGAGAATATGATTAAAGTAGATCATGGCGCTGAAGCAGAATGTCATTTTTGTCGCTCTAAATATCAATACACTGAAGCAGAATTGCAAGGAGTATTGAATGAACTGAAGCAACAACATTAA
- the tilS gene encoding tRNA lysidine(34) synthetase TilS: MKVNWKPYDHIVIAVSTGIDSMVLLHRLLHQYQTTYKQLTVLHVHHGLRHASDKEEGFIKKYCEQHGVSIYVHRLHLQSVVEQGRSIQNDARIARYLWFEEMMHQLDADVLMTAHHFDDLVETVFYRIFTGKVYRSALGMQACEQRQGYRLVRPLLEDTKDDIALYQSTHHVPYFEDDSNQDTKYVRNAIRQDILPRIDAHDHFKSTHLKKLYDMHLASIQLIEQMADDYISIHVKETPQHYEMSLTSFNKCPEHVRMMVLDKLIQKWEAVVPISDTQYQQWFKQITQPVAQIELYATNTWQINKVYDKLSITTVRQKAPSMTQIKTPGVHHFGEYCITVKSLQQLQGPLQIRLRQNGDRVALQPYGHKKVSRLMIDAKVPQQMREHMPVVEDASGCILAVGTLYRHNNVKQIITIAYLGDENDEK, translated from the coding sequence ATGAAGGTGAATTGGAAGCCATATGATCATATCGTTATTGCAGTGTCTACTGGGATAGATAGTATGGTCTTATTGCATCGATTATTACATCAATATCAAACGACATACAAACAACTTACAGTGCTCCATGTACATCATGGGTTGCGTCATGCTTCGGATAAAGAAGAAGGTTTTATTAAAAAGTATTGCGAGCAACACGGAGTGTCGATTTATGTACATCGACTCCACCTACAATCTGTCGTTGAACAAGGGCGTAGCATTCAAAATGATGCACGCATTGCCCGTTATCTTTGGTTCGAAGAGATGATGCATCAATTGGATGCGGACGTGTTAATGACGGCTCATCACTTTGACGATTTAGTAGAAACGGTATTCTACCGTATTTTTACAGGTAAGGTTTACCGCAGCGCTCTAGGTATGCAAGCGTGTGAACAACGGCAAGGTTATCGTTTGGTGCGCCCGTTACTTGAGGACACAAAAGATGACATCGCATTATACCAAAGTACACATCACGTCCCATATTTTGAAGATGATAGTAACCAAGACACAAAATATGTGCGCAATGCAATTCGTCAAGACATATTGCCTAGGATTGATGCACATGATCACTTTAAAAGTACACACTTAAAAAAGCTTTATGATATGCATTTGGCATCAATTCAATTAATTGAACAAATGGCAGATGATTACATTTCAATCCATGTGAAAGAAACCCCTCAACATTATGAGATGTCTCTTACGTCGTTCAATAAATGTCCAGAACATGTTAGAATGATGGTTCTGGATAAATTAATACAAAAATGGGAAGCTGTTGTACCGATAAGTGATACGCAATATCAGCAGTGGTTTAAACAAATCACACAACCTGTGGCACAAATTGAACTTTATGCTACAAACACATGGCAGATTAATAAGGTGTATGATAAATTATCCATAACAACAGTGCGTCAAAAAGCGCCCTCAATGACACAAATTAAGACGCCTGGCGTTCATCATTTTGGGGAATATTGTATTACAGTTAAGTCACTACAACAGCTACAAGGCCCTTTACAAATACGATTGCGTCAAAATGGGGATCGTGTTGCACTACAACCATATGGTCATAAAAAAGTGTCACGCTTAATGATTGATGCTAAAGTGCCTCAACAAATGCGAGAACATATGCCTGTTGTTGAGGATGCATCAGGATGCATATTAGCTGTTGGCACACTATATCGACATAATAACGTTAAACAAATAATTACTATCGCATATTTAGGAGATGAAAATGATGAAAAATGA
- the ftsH gene encoding ATP-dependent zinc metalloprotease FtsH has product MQKAFRNVLFIALIGVVIFGLFSWINGNGKVPKELTYNQFTQQLKDGKIKSLEIQPSHNVYKVSGKLNNGDDYSSTILFNNDKELEQVTDIAHKQKDLELTVKEEEGQSVFVSILTTLIPVLIIALLFIFFLSQAQGGGGGGRMMNFGKSKAKMYDNQKRRVRFTDVAGADEEKQELIEIVDFLKDNKKFKQMGSRIPKGVLLVGPPGTGKTLLARAVAGEAGVPFFSISGSDFVEMFVGVGASRVRDLFENAKKNAPCIIFIDEIDAVGRQRGAGVGGGHDEREQTLNQLLVEMDGFGENEGIIMIAATNRPDILDPALLRPGRFDRQIQVGRPDVKGREAVLHVHAKNKPLDETVDLKAIAQRTPGFSGADLENLLNEASLIAARSGKKKIDMRDIEEATDRVIAGPAKKSRVISDKERNIVAHHEAGHTVIGMVLDEAEVVHKVTIVPRGQAGGYAMMLPKQDRFLMTEPEMLDKICGLLGGRVAEDIIFDEVSTGASNDFERATQLARQMVTEYGMSKKLGPLQFSHSGGQVFLGKDMSGQPEYSGQIAYEIDKEVQRIIKEQYERCKQILTEHEAQLRLIAETLLTEETLVAEQIQSLFHEGHLPVVNYDDAKVVERNGDDDFDQGKYGKSYDEIRREQEELTQRSHAGKSERHEERDSKAQDGQEAESPSQETKRDEAPSEDTTGYEQEPKIDRPGEDKPPH; this is encoded by the coding sequence ATGCAAAAAGCTTTTCGTAATGTGCTGTTTATAGCTTTAATCGGCGTTGTTATTTTTGGGCTTTTTTCTTGGATTAATGGTAATGGGAAAGTGCCTAAAGAGCTTACGTATAACCAATTTACACAACAATTAAAGGACGGCAAAATTAAGTCATTAGAAATTCAACCGTCTCATAATGTGTATAAAGTGAGTGGTAAGTTAAACAACGGTGATGATTACTCATCGACGATTCTATTTAATAACGATAAAGAGCTAGAACAGGTTACTGATATTGCTCATAAACAGAAAGATTTAGAATTAACCGTTAAAGAAGAAGAAGGTCAAAGTGTGTTTGTTAGTATTTTAACGACACTGATTCCTGTCTTAATCATTGCACTTTTATTTATCTTCTTCTTAAGTCAAGCACAAGGTGGCGGTGGCGGCGGTCGTATGATGAATTTTGGTAAATCCAAAGCCAAAATGTACGATAATCAAAAACGACGCGTGCGCTTTACAGATGTTGCTGGTGCAGACGAAGAAAAACAAGAATTAATTGAAATTGTTGATTTCTTAAAAGACAATAAGAAATTTAAACAAATGGGTTCACGTATTCCAAAAGGGGTCTTGCTTGTTGGTCCTCCGGGAACAGGTAAAACGTTACTTGCGCGTGCAGTTGCTGGTGAAGCAGGTGTACCATTCTTCTCAATCAGTGGGTCAGACTTCGTTGAGATGTTTGTAGGTGTAGGTGCGAGCCGTGTGCGTGACTTATTTGAAAATGCGAAAAAGAATGCGCCGTGTATCATTTTTATAGATGAGATTGATGCTGTAGGTCGTCAACGTGGTGCAGGTGTTGGTGGCGGTCACGATGAACGTGAACAAACGTTAAACCAATTGCTTGTTGAGATGGATGGATTCGGTGAAAATGAAGGTATTATTATGATTGCAGCTACAAACCGTCCAGACATTTTAGACCCAGCATTACTGCGTCCAGGTCGTTTTGACCGACAAATTCAAGTTGGTCGCCCGGATGTTAAGGGGCGTGAAGCGGTTCTACACGTACATGCGAAAAACAAACCATTAGATGAGACGGTCGATTTAAAAGCGATTGCACAACGTACGCCTGGATTCTCAGGGGCAGATTTAGAAAATTTACTTAATGAAGCATCGTTAATTGCTGCACGTAGCGGTAAGAAGAAAATCGACATGCGTGATATTGAAGAAGCGACGGATCGAGTGATTGCAGGACCAGCTAAAAAATCACGCGTCATTTCTGATAAAGAACGCAATATCGTAGCACACCATGAAGCAGGACATACTGTGATTGGTATGGTGCTTGATGAAGCAGAAGTGGTTCATAAAGTTACAATCGTACCACGTGGTCAAGCAGGTGGCTATGCGATGATGTTACCAAAACAAGATCGTTTCTTAATGACTGAGCCTGAAATGCTCGACAAAATTTGTGGATTGCTTGGTGGTCGTGTGGCAGAGGATATCATATTCGATGAAGTTTCTACAGGCGCTTCTAATGACTTTGAACGTGCGACACAGTTAGCGCGTCAAATGGTTACGGAATATGGTATGAGTAAAAAGCTAGGTCCATTACAGTTTTCACATAGCGGTGGACAAGTATTCTTAGGTAAAGATATGTCAGGTCAGCCAGAATACTCAGGTCAAATTGCCTATGAAATTGATAAAGAAGTTCAACGTATCATTAAAGAACAATATGAACGTTGTAAACAAATTCTTACAGAGCATGAAGCGCAATTACGATTAATTGCTGAAACCTTGTTGACGGAAGAAACATTAGTTGCTGAACAAATTCAGTCACTTTTCCATGAAGGTCATTTACCAGTCGTGAATTATGATGACGCAAAAGTGGTTGAACGCAATGGCGATGATGATTTCGATCAAGGTAAATACGGCAAATCGTATGATGAGATTCGACGTGAACAAGAAGAATTAACACAGCGTTCACATGCAGGAAAATCTGAGCGTCATGAAGAACGTGATTCAAAAGCACAAGACGGACAAGAGGCTGAATCCCCTTCGCAAGAAACGAAACGTGATGAAGCACCGTCTGAAGATACAACAGGTTATGAACAAGAACCTAAAATTGATCGCCCTGGTGAAGATAAACCACCACATTAA
- the hpt gene encoding hypoxanthine phosphoribosyltransferase, with protein MKNDLKDVLLTETEIYDICDKLGHAITEDYRGKDLLCVGILKGSVLFMTDLIKRIDTPLSIDFMDVSSYHGGTESTGEVQILKDLSTSIENKDVLIIEDILETGTTLKSITELLASRRVKSLEIVTLLDKPNRRKADIEAKYVGRQIPDEFVVGYGLDYKEKYRNLPYIGTLKPAIYEQ; from the coding sequence ATGAAAAATGATTTGAAAGATGTATTACTTACTGAAACGGAAATTTATGATATTTGTGATAAGTTAGGCCATGCTATTACAGAAGATTATCGCGGTAAAGATTTACTTTGTGTAGGGATTTTAAAAGGGTCTGTCTTATTTATGACGGATTTAATTAAACGTATTGATACGCCGTTATCCATTGATTTTATGGATGTATCGAGTTACCACGGTGGTACAGAATCTACAGGTGAAGTTCAAATTTTAAAAGATTTAAGCACGTCAATTGAAAATAAAGATGTCTTAATTATTGAAGATATTTTAGAAACAGGAACTACATTAAAATCGATTACAGAATTACTCGCATCACGTCGTGTAAAATCTTTAGAAATAGTGACGTTACTCGATAAGCCGAATCGTCGCAAAGCAGACATCGAAGCGAAATATGTAGGTCGCCAAATTCCTGATGAGTTTGTCGTAGGCTACGGATTAGATTACAAGGAAAAATATCGTAACTTACCATACATTGGCACATTAAAACCCGCAATTTATGAACAATAA
- the folK gene encoding 2-amino-4-hydroxy-6-hydroxymethyldihydropteridine diphosphokinase yields the protein MIDVYLGLGSNIGDREQQLQSAVERLDQVTGIHVQHMSSMYETKPVGYVEQPDFLNVCLHIKTTLSPEALLHQCLRIEKELHRVREVRWGPRTIDIDVLLYGDEIIESEQLIVPHPRMTARAFVMIPLNEIAAHVIEPRSKKTIQSLVQPDETVVKYQN from the coding sequence ATGATTGATGTCTATTTAGGTTTGGGAAGTAATATTGGCGATCGTGAACAACAATTACAATCAGCGGTAGAACGTTTGGATCAAGTGACGGGAATTCATGTACAACACATGTCCTCTATGTATGAAACAAAACCGGTAGGCTATGTCGAGCAACCTGACTTTTTGAATGTATGCCTTCATATTAAAACGACTTTAAGTCCAGAGGCATTGTTGCATCAATGTTTACGTATTGAAAAAGAGCTACATCGCGTACGAGAAGTGCGCTGGGGTCCGAGAACAATCGACATTGATGTGTTACTTTATGGAGATGAAATTATTGAGTCAGAACAGCTCATTGTGCCACACCCAAGAATGACAGCGCGTGCGTTTGTGATGATACCGTTAAATGAAATCGCAGCACACGTGATTGAACCGCGGAGTAAAAAAACAATTCAATCCCTTGTTCAACCTGACGAAACTGTTGTAAAATATCAAAATTAA
- the lysS gene encoding lysine--tRNA ligase, whose amino-acid sequence MSEEMNDQMQVRRQKLQELRDLGIDPFGEKFERTGDATSLKATWDEFSKEELAEKEAESHTVIAGRLMTKRGKGKAGFAHIKDLTGQIQIYVRKDQVGEDQFNVWNTADLGDIVGVEGVMFKTNTGELSVKAKSFKLLSKSLRPLPDKHHGLQDIEQRYRQRYLDLITNEESTETFINRSRIIQEMRSYLNDKGFLEVETPMMHQIAGGAAARPFVTHHNALDATLYMRIAIELHLKRLIVGGLEKVYEIGRVFRNEGVSTRHNPEFTMIELYEAYADYQDIMSLTEELVAHIARKVLGTTSIQYGDNTIELEPKWRRLHIVDAVKEATGVNFFDVKTDEEAHALAKEHGIEVDKNMKYGHILNEFFEQKVEETLIQPTFIYGHPIEISPLAKKNPEDPRFTDRFELFIVGREHANAFTELNDPIDQRQRFEAQLVEKAQGNDEAHEMDDDFIEALEYGMPPTGGLGIGIDRLVMLLTNSPSIRDVLLFPYMRQK is encoded by the coding sequence ATGTCAGAAGAAATGAACGACCAAATGCAGGTCCGTCGACAAAAACTACAAGAATTACGCGATTTAGGAATTGATCCATTTGGCGAAAAATTTGAGCGCACAGGCGACGCAACATCATTGAAAGCGACGTGGGATGAATTTTCTAAAGAAGAACTTGCAGAAAAAGAAGCGGAAAGCCATACTGTTATAGCAGGACGACTAATGACAAAACGTGGTAAAGGTAAAGCTGGTTTTGCACATATTAAAGATTTAACTGGCCAAATTCAAATTTATGTACGTAAAGACCAAGTTGGAGAAGACCAATTTAATGTTTGGAATACAGCAGATTTAGGCGATATTGTCGGCGTAGAAGGTGTAATGTTTAAAACAAACACAGGTGAGCTTTCTGTCAAGGCAAAATCATTTAAATTGTTATCGAAATCATTGCGTCCATTACCGGACAAACACCATGGTTTACAAGATATTGAACAACGTTACCGTCAACGTTATTTAGATTTAATTACAAACGAAGAGAGCACAGAAACATTCATTAACCGTAGTCGCATTATTCAAGAGATGCGATCATATTTAAATGATAAAGGTTTCTTAGAAGTCGAAACACCAATGATGCATCAAATTGCTGGTGGTGCTGCTGCACGTCCATTCGTGACACACCATAATGCGTTAGATGCAACATTATATATGCGTATCGCGATCGAATTGCATTTAAAACGTTTAATTGTTGGCGGTTTAGAAAAAGTATATGAAATAGGTCGTGTCTTCCGTAATGAAGGCGTATCTACACGTCACAATCCTGAATTTACAATGATTGAACTTTACGAAGCTTATGCAGATTATCAAGATATTATGAGCTTAACTGAAGAGTTAGTAGCGCATATTGCACGCAAAGTATTAGGCACAACATCGATTCAATATGGTGATAACACAATCGAATTAGAACCAAAATGGCGCCGTTTGCATATCGTAGATGCAGTTAAAGAAGCGACAGGTGTTAACTTCTTTGATGTGAAAACGGATGAAGAAGCACATGCTTTAGCTAAAGAACATGGCATTGAAGTCGACAAGAATATGAAATACGGACATATTTTAAACGAATTCTTTGAACAAAAAGTAGAAGAAACGTTAATTCAACCAACGTTTATTTATGGTCATCCGATTGAAATCTCTCCATTAGCGAAGAAAAATCCAGAAGATCCACGTTTTACAGATCGTTTCGAATTGTTTATTGTGGGTCGTGAACATGCGAATGCATTCACAGAATTGAATGATCCAATCGACCAACGTCAACGTTTTGAAGCGCAACTTGTCGAAAAAGCTCAAGGTAATGATGAAGCGCATGAGATGGACGATGATTTCATTGAGGCATTAGAATATGGTATGCCACCAACTGGCGGGTTAGGTATCGGTATTGACCGATTAGTGATGTTGCTTACGAATTCTCCATCTATTCGTGACGTGCTATTATTCCCTTATATGCGTCAAAAATAA
- the dusB gene encoding tRNA dihydrouridine synthase DusB, whose translation MWKIGDVEIENRVVLAPMAGVCNSAFRLTVKEFGAGLVCAEMVSDKAILFNNPKTMKMLYIDENERPLSLQIFGGEKETLVEAAEYVDKNTTADIIDINMGCPVSKIIKCEAGARWLLDPNKIYEMVSAVTERVSKPVTCKMRIGWDEDHIYAVENAKAAERAGAAAISLHGRTRVQMYEGKADWDIIRQVKEAVNIPVIGNGDVTSPELAEKMLKETGVDAVMIGREALGNPWMIYRTVHYLETGELIDEPEVDDKVEIALLHLRRLVDLKGEKVGVMEMRKHASWYLKGVRGNGKARKALNQAETEAEMIEILTDFRDEMLTQQNKVEV comes from the coding sequence ATGTGGAAAATAGGAGACGTCGAAATTGAAAATAGAGTCGTACTTGCGCCCATGGCAGGTGTATGTAATTCGGCATTTCGCTTGACTGTAAAAGAGTTTGGTGCAGGACTTGTCTGTGCTGAAATGGTGAGTGATAAAGCGATTCTATTTAACAATCCTAAAACGATGAAAATGTTATACATCGATGAAAATGAACGTCCATTATCGCTACAAATTTTTGGTGGAGAAAAAGAAACACTTGTTGAAGCGGCAGAATACGTAGATAAAAATACGACAGCTGATATTATTGATATTAACATGGGATGCCCAGTTTCAAAGATAATTAAATGTGAAGCGGGTGCGCGTTGGTTGCTTGACCCTAATAAAATATATGAAATGGTATCCGCTGTAACAGAACGTGTGAGCAAACCAGTCACTTGTAAAATGCGTATTGGTTGGGATGAAGATCATATATACGCTGTTGAAAATGCGAAAGCGGCAGAGCGTGCAGGTGCAGCAGCGATTTCGCTACACGGCCGTACACGCGTACAAATGTATGAAGGTAAGGCAGATTGGGACATTATCCGCCAAGTGAAAGAGGCTGTTAATATTCCAGTCATTGGAAATGGTGACGTGACAAGCCCCGAACTTGCTGAAAAAATGCTGAAAGAAACAGGTGTGGATGCCGTAATGATTGGTCGTGAAGCACTCGGTAATCCATGGATGATTTATAGAACCGTACATTATCTTGAAACTGGCGAATTGATTGATGAGCCAGAAGTAGATGATAAAGTTGAAATTGCACTCTTACATTTACGTCGACTTGTTGACCTAAAGGGCGAAAAAGTGGGTGTAATGGAGATGCGTAAACACGCTTCTTGGTACTTAAAAGGTGTCAGAGGCAACGGGAAAGCACGAAAAGCTTTAAATCAAGCTGAAACCGAAGCAGAAATGATTGAAATCTTAACTGATTTTCGAGATGAAATGCTCACGCAACAAAATAAAGTAGAAGTATAG
- a CDS encoding S1 domain-containing RNA-binding protein, whose product MSIEVGSKVKGKVTGIKKFGAFVELPEGKSGLVHISEVADNYVENVEDHLTVGDDVEVKVLSIADDGKISLSIKKAKERPRRQKPAQKPEDFEKKLSNFLKDSEDKLTSIKRQTESRRGGRGARR is encoded by the coding sequence ATGTCAATCGAAGTAGGAAGTAAGGTTAAAGGTAAAGTCACTGGTATCAAAAAATTCGGTGCATTTGTGGAGTTGCCTGAAGGTAAAAGTGGGTTAGTTCATATCAGTGAAGTCGCTGATAACTATGTAGAAAACGTAGAAGATCACTTAACTGTCGGGGATGACGTTGAGGTTAAAGTATTATCCATCGCCGATGATGGCAAAATCAGTCTTTCAATTAAAAAAGCCAAAGAGCGTCCACGTAGACAAAAACCGGCACAAAAACCAGAAGACTTTGAGAAAAAACTATCAAACTTCTTAAAAGATAGTGAGGATAAACTTACTTCTATTAAGCGTCAAACAGAATCTAGACGTGGTGGTAGAGGCGCACGTCGCTAA
- the folP gene encoding dihydropteroate synthase, with the protein MKSTQIMGILNVTPDSFSDGGQYNDVEKAVAHAHQMVEAGAHIIDVGGVSTRPGHEEVTVEEELQRVVPVVKALNGIGAQISVDTFRSEVAEVALEAGAHIINDQWAGLYDEALFEVVAKYHAEIILMHNGDGKRDTPVVDEMLVTLLKQANKAMLAGIPKEKIWLDPGIGFAKTRQEEQIVMARLDELVATGFKVLLATSRKRFIKELLGGGNKVDERDEATAATTAYGIMKGVDGVRVHNVLMNARLARAMDALKGYENER; encoded by the coding sequence ATGAAATCTACACAAATCATGGGTATTTTAAATGTGACACCTGATTCATTTTCAGACGGCGGTCAGTATAATGATGTTGAAAAAGCAGTCGCACATGCACATCAAATGGTTGAAGCAGGTGCGCATATCATTGATGTTGGTGGTGTATCGACGCGGCCAGGACATGAAGAAGTTACGGTCGAAGAAGAATTACAACGTGTGGTGCCTGTTGTTAAGGCTTTAAATGGCATTGGTGCGCAAATATCCGTAGATACATTTAGAAGTGAAGTTGCTGAAGTGGCTCTTGAAGCGGGTGCGCACATCATTAATGACCAATGGGCGGGTTTATATGATGAAGCGTTATTTGAGGTTGTCGCCAAATATCACGCTGAGATTATTTTAATGCACAATGGTGATGGGAAAAGAGACACACCTGTCGTGGATGAAATGTTAGTTACTTTGTTAAAACAAGCAAACAAAGCGATGTTAGCGGGTATTCCAAAAGAAAAGATATGGCTTGACCCCGGCATTGGCTTTGCCAAAACACGTCAAGAAGAACAAATTGTGATGGCACGACTAGATGAACTGGTTGCCACAGGTTTTAAAGTACTTCTCGCAACGAGTCGCAAACGTTTTATAAAAGAATTGTTAGGCGGGGGGAATAAAGTGGATGAACGTGATGAGGCGACTGCGGCAACCACCGCGTATGGTATTATGAAAGGAGTCGATGGTGTGCGTGTGCATAACGTATTAATGAATGCGCGTCTAGCAAGAGCGATGGATGCGTTGAAAGGATATGAAAATGAACGATAA
- the folB gene encoding dihydroneopterin aldolase, with protein MNDKIFLQGLEFYAYHGALPAENDIGQVFAVDIELKVDLSEAGKSDRVEDTVHYGEVYEDVKAIMEGPPVNLLEYLAERVAKRINSHYNRVMETKVRITKKNPPIHGIYNGVGIEIVRVNHHD; from the coding sequence ATGAACGATAAAATATTTTTACAAGGACTTGAATTCTACGCATACCATGGTGCGCTGCCAGCTGAAAATGATATAGGACAAGTGTTCGCAGTGGATATTGAACTGAAAGTTGATTTGTCTGAAGCGGGTAAATCTGATCGTGTAGAAGATACGGTACACTATGGAGAGGTCTATGAAGATGTCAAAGCGATTATGGAAGGACCACCCGTGAATTTACTTGAATATCTCGCAGAACGTGTTGCAAAGCGTATAAATTCACACTATAATCGTGTAATGGAAACGAAAGTTAGAATTACGAAAAAGAACCCGCCTATTCATGGTATTTATAATGGTGTAGGTATTGAAATTGTGAGGGTGAATCATCATGATTGA
- the cysK gene encoding cysteine synthase A: protein MVRKPVENITEIIGQTPVVKLRHQAGEDAADIYVKLEYQNPGGSVKDRIALAMIEQAEKDGKIKPGDTIVEPTSGNTGIGLAFVCAAKGYKAVFTMPETMSQERRNLLKAYGAELVLTPGSEAMKGAIKKAKELKEEYGYFEPQQFENPANPKVHELTTGPELVEQFEGKTIDAFLAGVGTGGTLSGAGKVLKEKYPNIQLVAIEPEASPVLSGGEPGPHKLQGLGAGFVPDTLNTDIYDEVITVGNEVAMETSRRVAKEEGILGGISSGAAIFAAIQKAKELGKGKTVVTVLPSNGERYLSTPLYNFE, encoded by the coding sequence ATGGTAAGAAAACCTGTAGAAAATATTACTGAAATTATTGGCCAAACACCCGTAGTCAAATTAAGACATCAAGCTGGTGAAGATGCAGCAGATATTTATGTGAAATTAGAATATCAAAACCCAGGTGGTTCAGTTAAAGATCGTATTGCATTAGCTATGATTGAACAAGCTGAGAAAGATGGCAAAATTAAACCAGGTGACACCATTGTTGAACCAACAAGCGGGAATACGGGCATCGGCTTAGCTTTTGTATGTGCAGCGAAAGGTTACAAAGCCGTATTTACAATGCCAGAAACAATGAGCCAAGAACGTCGTAACTTATTAAAAGCGTACGGGGCAGAATTGGTTTTAACACCAGGTTCAGAAGCGATGAAAGGTGCTATAAAAAAAGCAAAAGAACTTAAAGAAGAATACGGCTATTTTGAACCACAACAATTTGAAAACCCTGCGAATCCAAAAGTGCATGAGCTTACAACTGGTCCAGAGCTCGTGGAACAATTCGAAGGTAAAACAATTGACGCATTTTTAGCTGGTGTTGGTACAGGTGGTACGTTATCAGGTGCTGGTAAAGTGCTTAAAGAAAAATATCCAAATATTCAACTTGTAGCCATTGAACCTGAAGCTTCCCCAGTATTGAGTGGTGGTGAGCCAGGGCCACATAAATTACAAGGTTTAGGTGCAGGGTTCGTTCCAGATACGCTAAACACAGACATTTATGATGAAGTCATTACAGTAGGCAATGAGGTGGCGATGGAAACTTCTCGTCGTGTTGCCAAAGAAGAAGGTATTTTAGGTGGTATTTCTTCAGGTGCAGCCATTTTTGCTGCGATTCAAAAAGCGAAAGAATTAGGCAAAGGTAAAACAGTTGTTACAGTGTTGCCAAGTAATGGTGAACGTTACTTATCAACACCGTTATACAACTTTGAATAA